Below is a genomic region from Halostella litorea.
GAACGGGCGGATATCGTGGGCCGGGTCGTCGGCCTGATGGACGAGTACGCCGGCGACCTCGCGACGCTGTTCGCCGTCGAGTGCGGCGGCGTCGGCCTGAAGGCCGGCTTCGAGACCGAACTCGCGCAGGGCACGACCGAGGTCGGGGCCGGCCTGGCGATGCGCAGGACCGGCCGGCACCAGGAGTCGGTGACCCCGGGCAAGGAGAACATCGTCGTGCGGGAGCCGGCGGGCGTCGTCGGCGTCATCACGCCGTGGAACTTCCCGCTGTACCTCACCAGCCGGGTCGTCGCGCCCGCCATCGCGCTCGGCAACAGCGTGGTGCTGAAGCCCGACGAGAACACGCCGATAACGGGCGGGCTGGCCCTCGCCGCCCTGTTCGAGGAGGCCGGCCTCCCCGAGGGCGTGCTGAACGTCGTCCCCGGCTACGGCCACACGATCGGCGACCACTTCTCGGGACACCCCGTCCCGTCGGTGATGTCCTTCACCGGGTCCTCCGAGGTCGGCCGCGGCGTCGGCCAGCGGGCGATCGGCGAGTACACCGAGCCGGCGCTCGAACTCGGCGGGAACAACGCCCACATCGTGCTGTCCGACGCGGACATCGAACGGGCGATCGACGCCGGCGCGTTCGGCTCGTTCACCCACCAGGGACAGGAGTGCATCTCGATCAACCGCCACCTCGTCCACGAGTCGCTGTACGACGACTACGTCGCTGGGCTGGCCGACCGCGCCCAGCAGTTGCCGATCGGTGACCCGCTCGAGGAGGGGACGATCGTCGGCCCGGTCATCAACGAGTCCCAGCGCGACAAGATCGTCGGCTTCATCGAGGAGTCGGTCGAGCAGGGCGCGACGGTCGAGGCGGGCGGCGACCACGACGGCCTGTTCGTCGAGCCGACCGTGCTCTCCGGCGTCACGAACGACATGCCGACGGCCTGCAACGAACACTTCGGCCCGGTCGCGCCGGTCATCTCGTTCGGGAGCGACGCGGAGGCCGTCGAGATCGCAAACGACACCGAGTACGGCCTCTCCGGCTCGGTCCACTCCTCAGACGTGGCCCGCGCCCGGGACGTGGCCGACGACCTGGAGACCGGCATGGTCCACATCAACGACCAGCCGCTGAACGACGAGCCCCACGTCCCGTTCGGCGGCGTCGGCGCCTCGGGGATCGGACGGTACAACGACGAGCAGATCCTGGAGACGCTGACGGAACTCAAGTGGATCTCCGTCCAGCGCGAGCCCCGGGAGTACCCGTACTGATCGGTTACGGGCGACGACCGGGCAGGGACGTCGGTCGGCGCGGGCGCCCAGCCGGCCGGATCAGGTCCAGACGACGCGGTAGGTACAGTGTCCGCCGCCCTCCCGCCGGCACTCGTCGCCGACCTCCTCGACGTCGACGAAGCTATCCGTGAACTGCTCGGCGACCCCCCGGAGCAGCCCCTGGTCGAACTCGCAGGGGTAGGGGTTTTCACACACCATCAGCCCCTCGTTGGAGCCCGTTCGCTCGAACTCGTAGGACCCGATGTCGATGCCGCGGTGGTTGTGCTGGTACGCCTGGTCGACCGAGTGCAACGCGTCCTCGACGCCCTCGATGTCGGGCGGGAACTCGACGTGTTCGGGGATGTGTCTCCCCATGTTCCGCATGCTGCTCTCCCCGTAGTCGTCCCGCATGTCGTACAGCATCGCGAGGGGCACCTTCAGCGGATACCACTCGTCGGGGTCGAGTTCGTCGATGCCGTAGTTGGCCATCTTCGTCTTGGTCTGTTTCCCCATGAAGTCGGTGATCGACTCGCTGGCCGCGATGTACGACATCGGGCTGCGGCCGATGACCTCCGACCCGTCCAGGTTCCCCTCGAACCCCGTCCGGTCGATGACCGTCGGCAACTCGTCGACCTCGCCGTCGTCCTCGTCGGTGCCGGCCCCGACGAACCGTTTGATCGTATCACTCACGCCGGATAACGAACGTCCGAATACCATTGTACGTAGTACCGACACGCATGTAACAAAAATGGTTTTTGGCTTCCCCAAACATTTGGGAGTAGTTCGGGGCGTCGGCCGGCGGTGGCGACCGGCTGGCCGCCGCGGCTGCGGCCCGGACGGGGGATGGATCGCGTCGGGAACGGTATTGCCGGAAAAGCGACGCATCAGGCACGTATACCCCCGCTACTCGGTTCCAAATCGTTTATACTGTTACGTTGTTTAAGCCGCCCTATGGCGAAAGAGCAGAAGGAAGTTCGCGACCTTCAGGAAGGCAACTACGTGATGATCGAGGACGCGGCGTGCAAGATCAACTCCTACAGCACGGCCAAGCCGGGCAAGCACGGCAGCGCCAAGGCCCGGATCGAGGCCGAGGGCGTCTTCGACGGGAAGAAGCGCTCGCTCTCCCAGCCCGTCGACGCGAAGGTGTGGGTCCCGATCGTCGAGCGAAAGCAGGGCCAGGTCGTCAGCGTCGAGTCCGCGACCGTCGCGCAGGTGATGGACCTGGAAACCTACGAGACGATCACCATCTCCACGCCGGAGGACGCCGACCTCTCGCCGGACGACGACATCGAGTACCTGGAGATGGACGAACAGCGGAAGATCGTCTAATGTTCCCCGGGGCCGCCGCCGACCGCGACGAGGCGTCGTACGTGGTCGTCGGTGCCCCGCTCGACGTCTCCACGACGTTCCAGCCCGGCGCGCGGTTCGGTCCGGACCGCGTGCGGCGCTTCGCCGAACCGTACGACGACTTCGACCGTCGAACCGACACCCGCTTTTCGGAACTCTCCGTCCACGACCACGGCGACGTCCGCGCGTGGGACGACGCCGCCGAGTACCTCGAATACCTCGATGGCGTGCTGACGGACGCCGTGTGGGACGACGCCGTCCCGCTGACGATAGGCGGCGAGCACACCGTCTCGGTGGCGGGCGTGCGGGCGGTCGACCCGGACGCCGTCGTCGTCCTCGACGCCCACCTCGACCTGCGCGAGGCGTACGACGGCAACGAACTGAGCCACGCCACGGCCACCCGCCACGCGCTGGAGGTGGCCGACGAGGCCGTGATACTCGGCGCGCGCACCGGCAGCGAGGCCGAGTGGGAGCGCGCCGCCCGCGACGACGTGACCGTCGTGCCGCCCGAGGCGGTCGGCGACTGGTCGCCCGACTTCGACGACGAGTCGGTGTACCTGAGCGTCGATATCGACGCCGCCGACCCGGGCTACGCCCCCGGCACCGGGACGATGGAGCCGTTCGGCCTGACGCCCCGCGAGATGCGCGAGGCCGTCCGCGCGGTCGCCCCCCACGCCGACGGGTTCGACGTAGTCGAGGTGAACGACCGCGACGACGGCCAGGCGGCGGCGCTCGCGGCCAAACTGCTCCGCGAGTTCGTCCGCGAGCACGCCCGGTAGGGGGAGATATTTACGCCGCGCCGGCGATAGCCCGGACCATGACCCTCTCGTCGTGTTACTTCTGCGGCACGGCCATCGAGGAGCCGCTATCCGAGTACCCCGTGGTCCCCGACGCGCTCTCCCCCGCGCCGGACGAACAGGTGACCGTCGTCCTCTGCCCGTCGTGTCACCGCAAACTGTCGACCGTGCTCGACCGCGTCGCCGCCGCGGCCGACCGGCAACAGCGCACGCTCGACGACGCGGGCGCTGCCGGCGTCACGCCAGCGTCCGGCGGGAGCGGGGAGAGCGAGGATGACGACGCCGGGGAGGACGCCGGGACCGAGGCCTCGGACGCCGGCGTGGACGCCGCACAGTCCGCCGGCGAGGCGGCTACGGACCGCTCCGGGGACGACCCGCTTGGGGGCGCTACAGCGGCCGACGCCGGCGGCGCAGCGCCGGCCGACCCCGACGACTCGGCGATCGGCGACCGGTCGGCCGACGCCGACACGCCCGCCGCGGACGACGCGCTGGCGACCGGGTCGACGGCGGACACTGCCGAGGACCCCAGCGGGATCACCGTCGAACAGCCGGACCGGCCCGGGACGGACGAGTCCCGCCGCGACGACGGCGATGCCGGCGGGACCGGCGACGGGACCGGGGAGGACGACACCGGCAGCGGGACGGACGGCTGGAGCACCGGCGGGAGCAGCGACGGCGGCAAGTCGAGTGACGACGGCAGGGCGTCGCCGGCCGGCGCGAGCGACGCGCCGTCGCAGGCGACGTACAACCGGGTCGTCCGCTTGCTCCAGAACCGCGAGTTCCCCGTCGAGCGCGACGAGATAGCGACGGTGGCGATGAACGCCTACGACATCCCGCCCGAGGACTTCGACGCCGTCATCCAGACGGCGGTCAACCGCGGCGTGCTGGCGGAGGAGGGGCCGTACCTGAAGAAAGCCGACTGACCGGACGACGCCGGGCGGAGCGCAACGCCTACGGCGTCGGCGGAAGAACCGCGGCGCATGGACCTCTCGACGTTCGTCGAACGATTCGACGAGGAACTGCGCGTCGACGACTACGCCGACGTGGACGCCGCCGCGAACGGCCTCCAGGTCGGCCCCGAGGAGGGAACCGTCGATCACGCCGCCTTCGCGGTCGACGCCGCGATCGAGACGATAGACGCCGCGGCCGACGCCGGCGCGGACGTGCTGGTGGCCCACCACGGCGTCTCGTGGGGCGGGTTCGACCGCGTCACCGGCCGCACGTACGACCGGATAGCGCCGCTGGTCGAGTGCGACCTCGCGCTGTACTCGGCCCACCTGCCGCTCGACGGCCACGAGGAGTGGGGCAATGCCGCCGGCGTGGCCGACCTCCTCGACCTGGCCGACCGCGAGCGGTTCGGCGAGGTCGGCCCGGAGTACGTCGGCCTGCGCGGCCGCGCGGCCGAGCCGTTCGCCGCGGACGACCTCCGGGGGCAACTGGCCGACGCGCTCGACACCGGCGGGCGGGACGTGCAGGTGCTCAACTTCGGCCCGGACCGGATCGAGGACGTGGCGGTCGTCACCGGCAGCGGCGCGGACTGGATCGACGAGGCCGACCGGAAGGGCGTCGACGCGCTGATCACCGGCGAGGGCAAACAGAAGGCCTACCACATGGCCCGCGAGGCGGGCGTGACGGTGTTTCTCGCCGGGCACTACGCGACGGAGACGTTCGGCGTCCGGTCGCTTCAGGGGGTCGCGGAGGAGTGGGGCGTGGAGACGACGTACGTCGACCACCCGACCGGGCTCTGATCTGCCGCGGAGCACCCCGAGACTCCGCGGCTGACAGTCCGGGTCAGTCCGCTGCGGGCTGTCCTCAGTCAGTCCGTGGCCGGCACGCCGCCGTGCGGACGGACCTGTATCGTCCCGTCCTCGTACACGTGAACCACGTACCCCTGGTATCGAAACATCACTTCGTCCGGGGCTTTCCCGTCCTCGAACAGCGCGTCCAGCCCGTCCGGGTCGACGGCCGTGGCGAGGGGGTCCAGCTGCGTCGGCTCGACCCCGGCGGCGTCCGCGATGGCGAGGATGACCTCGGTGCTCGGGTCGTCACGCGCGGGTGGAACTCGTCGACCGTGTGGCTGCTCGCGTCGTTCGTGGCGTCGCTCATTGCCCCGAGGTACGGCCCGCCCGGGTAAAGGTCGGCGGGCTAAATAACTAAACGGCGGAGTCAGACGCTCTCCACCGGACGTCCAGATACGTCGAGGCGAGCTTCCGATGGCCGACCCGCAGGTGCTTGTGGAACGTCGGCCCGGAGACGCCGAGCGCCGCCGCTATCTCCTCGCCGGTCCGCTCGCGCGGCGACTCGTAGTAGCCCGAGAGCAGGGCCATCTTCAGCGCGGTCGCCTGTCGCTCCGTCAGCAGGTCGTCGGCCGGGTCCCGGGTACGCTCGCCCCGGTCCGCTCGGGTGACGTCGCGGCGCGCGACGAGTTCCGCCGTCGGGTACTCCGCCCGGACCGCCTCGACGAAGCTCCGCACCTCCGTGTCCCGGGGGAGTTCGACGCGGAACCACGAGCCGTCCCCGGTGGCGACCGCCTCGCGGACGACGCCGCCGTAGCCGGCGCTGATCTCGTAGAACGACTCGTCGGCGAACCGGAGTTCGACGAGCGGGTCGCCGTCCTCGCGGATCGTCTCGGCCCGGTCGACCGCGTCGCACCCCTCCGCGGCGGCGACGAGCGTCCCGGGGTCGCCGTCCTCGACCGCGAACACGCCGAGGATGGCCCCGTCGGCCGCGACCGTCCCCCGCTGTGTGACCCGCCCCGCGACCGCCGTGGCCGCCTCGGCGAGGGCACAGTCCGGCGCGGAAACCTCGAACTCGACCTCGGTTGCGTCGTCGTCCGCCATCGCGCGTCGGGTCTTGGTCGCGTGGATCGCGTAGCCCGCGATCTCGCCCATCTCGGCGAGCGTCGACCGCTCGACCGGCCGGACCTCGTGGCTGCGCCGGGTCGCGACCGTCAGCGCCCCGTACGACGTGCCGGCGTACGCCACCGGCACGGCGACGACGTCGCGCCCGTCGGCGCGTGCGGTCTGCGGTTCGCCGGTCTCGATCGCGGCCGCGGCGGCCTCGACTCCCGGCTCGTCGCCCCGGTCGAGGCCCGCGTCGACCGACACGCGACAGCGCGGGTCGACGCTGCCGTCGCCGGGGTGCTGGCCGCCGATCCAGGCGACCCGGAACGGCAGCCCCGAGACGGCCGCCTCGCACGTCGTCGTCTCGATCTCCTCGCGGGAGTCGGCGGCCACGAGGTCCATCGTCAGGTCCCGGAACGCGATGTGGGCCCTGTCGTGGTGGGCGAGCGTCGCCCGCTGTGCGGAGAGGTCCCGCTTTCGCTCCGACTGGACGGCGTCGTACACGCCGATCACGATCCCCGCCCCGGCCCCCCAGATCAGCATGTAGCCGGCGAGAAAGCCCGGCTTAATCGTCCCCTGCAGTTGCTGGAACCCGTACGTCCACGCCGCGACGACGGCGATGCCGGCGGTGCCGGCCAGCCCCCACTTCGCCACCGCGGTGCCGTCCCCGCTCCG
It encodes:
- a CDS encoding aldehyde dehydrogenase family protein, producing MVKVDTSSAEEPDIDELDIAPDNGWNALYVDGEWEPAGDRDVIEVENPATRTTLTTVPSATEADVDEAYEVADAAQEAWADRPPQERADIVGRVVGLMDEYAGDLATLFAVECGGVGLKAGFETELAQGTTEVGAGLAMRRTGRHQESVTPGKENIVVREPAGVVGVITPWNFPLYLTSRVVAPAIALGNSVVLKPDENTPITGGLALAALFEEAGLPEGVLNVVPGYGHTIGDHFSGHPVPSVMSFTGSSEVGRGVGQRAIGEYTEPALELGGNNAHIVLSDADIERAIDAGAFGSFTHQGQECISINRHLVHESLYDDYVAGLADRAQQLPIGDPLEEGTIVGPVINESQRDKIVGFIEESVEQGATVEAGGDHDGLFVEPTVLSGVTNDMPTACNEHFGPVAPVISFGSDAEAVEIANDTEYGLSGSVHSSDVARARDVADDLETGMVHINDQPLNDEPHVPFGGVGASGIGRYNDEQILETLTELKWISVQREPREYPY
- a CDS encoding translation initiation factor IF-5A translates to MAKEQKEVRDLQEGNYVMIEDAACKINSYSTAKPGKHGSAKARIEAEGVFDGKKRSLSQPVDAKVWVPIVERKQGQVVSVESATVAQVMDLETYETITISTPEDADLSPDDDIEYLEMDEQRKIV
- the speB gene encoding agmatinase gives rise to the protein MFPGAAADRDEASYVVVGAPLDVSTTFQPGARFGPDRVRRFAEPYDDFDRRTDTRFSELSVHDHGDVRAWDDAAEYLEYLDGVLTDAVWDDAVPLTIGGEHTVSVAGVRAVDPDAVVVLDAHLDLREAYDGNELSHATATRHALEVADEAVILGARTGSEAEWERAARDDVTVVPPEAVGDWSPDFDDESVYLSVDIDAADPGYAPGTGTMEPFGLTPREMREAVRAVAPHADGFDVVEVNDRDDGQAAALAAKLLREFVREHAR
- a CDS encoding Nif3-like dinuclear metal center hexameric protein encodes the protein MDLSTFVERFDEELRVDDYADVDAAANGLQVGPEEGTVDHAAFAVDAAIETIDAAADAGADVLVAHHGVSWGGFDRVTGRTYDRIAPLVECDLALYSAHLPLDGHEEWGNAAGVADLLDLADRERFGEVGPEYVGLRGRAAEPFAADDLRGQLADALDTGGRDVQVLNFGPDRIEDVAVVTGSGADWIDEADRKGVDALITGEGKQKAYHMAREAGVTVFLAGHYATETFGVRSLQGVAEEWGVETTYVDHPTGL
- a CDS encoding HalOD1 output domain-containing protein, with amino-acid sequence MGSSPRRIWTSGGERLTPPFSYLARRPLPGRAVPRGNERRHERREQPHGRRVPPARDDPSTEVILAIADAAGVEPTQLDPLATAVDPDGLDALFEDGKAPDEVMFRYQGYVVHVYEDGTIQVRPHGGVPATD
- a CDS encoding bacterio-opsin activator domain-containing protein, producing the protein MIGKRARALGGAGLALVGATVMALSLYDVYEDFLVQNDPLSLTVLENAVPFGLSVAVVAVGVAVTTGRWDRSGDGTAVAKWGLAGTAGIAVVAAWTYGFQQLQGTIKPGFLAGYMLIWGAGAGIVIGVYDAVQSERKRDLSAQRATLAHHDRAHIAFRDLTMDLVAADSREEIETTTCEAAVSGLPFRVAWIGGQHPGDGSVDPRCRVSVDAGLDRGDEPGVEAAAAAIETGEPQTARADGRDVVAVPVAYAGTSYGALTVATRRSHEVRPVERSTLAEMGEIAGYAIHATKTRRAMADDDATEVEFEVSAPDCALAEAATAVAGRVTQRGTVAADGAILGVFAVEDGDPGTLVAAAEGCDAVDRAETIREDGDPLVELRFADESFYEISAGYGGVVREAVATGDGSWFRVELPRDTEVRSFVEAVRAEYPTAELVARRDVTRADRGERTRDPADDLLTERQATALKMALLSGYYESPRERTGEEIAAALGVSGPTFHKHLRVGHRKLASTYLDVRWRASDSAV